aatgcggttCTGTACTTCAACGCACCCATGGATTGCTGTGTGcttgttttttatatatgtcCATCGGTTCACAAagtgctttgtatttggatgacattcatccattctggagtactttgacgtatacagaggtaggagatgacaacaacgaaggagtacgataCGCGAATGCCGATGACAAAGATTACTTTCAATCTTTGGTCGATGAAGTCCAAAAATCTGAACCCGCAGTTGTACGACGCTTGTCTCAGGTATTTGAGTATGAACTGCACCCTGATGGagccgatatacctgagccttacgcaagtccacctagaaagggaagaccaaccacAAGAAAAACccttataagaaataaaaacgcatttgaatatagcaaATCATCTTCTcatggtcgagggtctagatcttcatcccaCGGGATatctagtggtagatctagtggtcgagaaacgcaatcctcagttggaatta
This Amaranthus tricolor cultivar Red isolate AtriRed21 chromosome 13, ASM2621246v1, whole genome shotgun sequence DNA region includes the following protein-coding sequences:
- the LOC130798453 gene encoding uncharacterized protein LOC130798453; translation: MPWSNCGLSSNRMLDLGDYVLNKCGSVLQRTHGLLCACFLYMSIGSQSALYLDDIHPFWSTLTYTEVGDDNNEGVRYANADDKDYFQSLVDEVQKSEPAVVRRLSQVFEYELHPDGADIPEPYASPPRKGRPTTRKTLIRNKNAFEYSKSSSHGRGSRSSSHGISSGRSSGRETQSSVGIKFSFNLSDDPGGRDFSLFFMA